The Spirosoma oryzicola region TAACAACCCGAACCAGTCCGACGCCCGGCATAGCCGATTGGCCGATCTTTACGTTGACCTGATCAACAACGCCCGAAATGGGAGAGGTAACCGAGGATTGGCTCAATTGCGCATTAAGCGTCGAGAGACGACGTTCGAGCGTCTCTTTGTTGTTTTTAGCCTGTAAGTATTGAATCTCGGTACCGATCTGCTGTTTCCAGAGCGCAGCCTGTTTTTCGTACACAGTGCTGGCCAGCGATAACTGCGTTTTTACTTCGGCAATTGATTCGCGTAGAAGCTGGTCATCTACTTTAGCAATGACTGAACCAGCGCGTACATTATCGCCTTCTTTGACATACACCGCCGTAACGACTCCGCTCGATTTTGGCGAAACCTGTACGTTGTTCTTCGCGTCGATTGTACCTTGTAGCTCAACAAAATGACGGAATGTCGTCGCGGTGACGGGCGCTACCGTCACATCTTTAACCCGCGTAACCTCTTCGTTTTTCGGCTCAAGTTTAGCCAGATCGCCTTCCAGCGTTTTGATCTTCGCGGTCAGCTCCGACTCCTGCTTTTTGAGTTCGGTAAGTTCGTCGCGCTTACCTTGCACATCCGATTTTTTTTCCTGCGAACAAGCCGCCAACAGGCTCGTTGTTAAGGCAATTGCGTAATATACTTTCATCGTAGATATTCTTTTGATAGCGTGTTATTGGGAGAGTGGGTGTAAAAATTACTGTTGTCCAGTGTATAGTTTACCGCTGGCTTTATCGGCGTCTACCTTGGTTTGTAGGAAGTTGTAGAGCGACACGAAATAGTTGTTCTGTGCTTGCCGGAACGAATTCTCGGCATCCAAAACTTCAATATTAGAGCCGACGCCTTCCTGATATTTGATCTTGGCTACCCGCGCTACTTCCTTAGCCAGATCAACATTCCGTTGTTGGGTTCTTAAGGTTTGTAGGCTGTTTCGGAGCGTAACCGACGCCTGCCTGTTTTCCAGATCAATTGAGTTTTTCAGCAGGATGCTACTATTCTGTGCTTTCTGCAAGGCAAACCGTTTCTGCTGCGCCTGATACTTTTTCTGAAATCCATCGAAAACGGGTACGGAAAGATTAAGACCAACCGTTGCCAGATTAAACCAAGGCGAGGTAAACAGATGCTGTAACTGATTACGCCCCGTATTGTAGCCGTAATTGGCAAACGCCGACAGGCTTGGGTAATAGCGCTTGGCAACACTCTGGATGTCGAGATCGGCCAGCTGAATCTGCGACTGCAACGTCGAAAACTCAATCCGTTGATTATAATCAAACTGTTCCGTCGCGGGTTGCGCTGTTGTCCGTTCTACCTCTTCGAAGTTAATTTCCTGAATTTGCTCGGTCAAGGCGATGTTATCGTTGATACCAAGGCCCATCTGAAACTTTAGCAGGTAATAGCTCAGCTCCGTCAGGTTCTGGACGTTCTGTCGTTCCGCTTTCAGGTTATTCACCTGAACTTCAAGCCGACTCACGTCAATTTTTTCGGCAAAACCCTGCTTGTTCAACCCAACCGTATTTTGGTAGAGTGTATCGACTCTGCCAATGTTCAGATCCAGCAACTTCAATTGCTGTTCGTTTACGAGCACGCTGTAATAAGCTTTGGCAACCTGTTCTGCAACGCTTATTTTGGAGGCCATCACGTTCTTTTGTGCTAGTTGCCGATAGGTATCAGCCGCCCGCAGGCCCAACCGGTACGATGCATCAAACAGAAGCTGATTGAGAGTGCCCGTAAGGCTTCCCGAATAATTGACACCAAATTGTACTGGAACGGCAGGTGCCTCTGGTGAAGCGTTTTGATCGAAAAAGATAGCGGGCAAAAAGACGCGCTGGATAATCAAGTTATCCGTCATCTGACCGGCAATATTGACCTGAGGTAACGCGGTACCCTTTACTTCCCGAATGCGTGCTTCGGCGCTCAGAGCGTCCAGTGCCGAGTTCTTGATGTTTATGTTATGATCGACGGCAAACCGAATGGCTTCATTCAGCGAAAATCCCTGTCGATCCTGAGCTACCAATATACTCGAACTACTCAGCAGACTAAGCAGCCAGATCAGTATCGTCCGCCTGGTATTCGTTGTTATCATACTTATGGTGGTTAACGTAGTGGTTGTAATTGATAAATCCTTTTTCGGTTAGCATACCGCGCACAAAATGGTGCGTTAGTTCATGCTGTATTTCCAGCATACTGTACTGATCCGTTGGAAAGATGTCGCTGTTGAAGGCAAGTTCAATCTGCTCTACCCGAAGGCGAGCCATAATGACGGGATTGATGTCGGGTCTGTATAATCCCTGCGCAACACCTTTTTGAATATTTTCGAGTATGGATTGAATAATGCGCTGCTCTTTATACTGTCGAAAAAGCGTGAATGCCTGTGGATAATAGCGCTTAATATCGATCAGTAAGTTGGGGCTAACTTTATCGGCCTGCTTCTGCATCACCGTCAGCACGTGCAGAATTTCCTCAACGGGGTTATCGGTTTGAATGGCCATACATTCCATTTCTGACTGATTTTTAACCATTTTATCAAGCATAACCTGGTATAGAATCTGTTCTTTGTCGGTGAAATGCTGGTAAATGGTCTTTTTAGAAATGCCAAGTTCTTTGGCTATATCTTCCATCGTCACAGAACGTACCCCGTATTTCCAAAACAATCGCTCGGCCTCCGCTTGAATCCGCTCCTTCATTATAAAAATTTGAACTTTTACGGGGTGAACTCTGGAAACTCAAATATAGTTCACAGTTTCCAAATTGGCTTTAGTTAAATGATGAACGGCCTAAACAGGGGAGTGAATTACTAAAAAAGCCCGACGAAATAGGTTTTCGTCGGGCTTGCTTATTAGAA contains the following coding sequences:
- a CDS encoding efflux RND transporter periplasmic adaptor subunit, with amino-acid sequence MKVYYAIALTTSLLAACSQEKKSDVQGKRDELTELKKQESELTAKIKTLEGDLAKLEPKNEEVTRVKDVTVAPVTATTFRHFVELQGTIDAKNNVQVSPKSSGVVTAVYVKEGDNVRAGSVIAKVDDQLLRESIAEVKTQLSLASTVYEKQAALWKQQIGTEIQYLQAKNNKETLERRLSTLNAQLSQSSVTSPISGVVDQVNVKIGQSAMPGVGLVRVVNLSQLKVVAKVADTYSGSVRKGDDVMIRFPDLNRELNSRVSFVSTTVDPLSRTFTIEAPLPSDNSLKPNMLAQVKINDKTVGNAIVINQNLIQSTENGQLVYVAVNEGGKKVAKARTVKTGESYGGKIAVTEGLKAGDQLVTVGYQDLVDGQPINF
- a CDS encoding TolC family protein → MITTNTRRTILIWLLSLLSSSSILVAQDRQGFSLNEAIRFAVDHNINIKNSALDALSAEARIREVKGTALPQVNIAGQMTDNLIIQRVFLPAIFFDQNASPEAPAVPVQFGVNYSGSLTGTLNQLLFDASYRLGLRAADTYRQLAQKNVMASKISVAEQVAKAYYSVLVNEQQLKLLDLNIGRVDTLYQNTVGLNKQGFAEKIDVSRLEVQVNNLKAERQNVQNLTELSYYLLKFQMGLGINDNIALTEQIQEINFEEVERTTAQPATEQFDYNQRIEFSTLQSQIQLADLDIQSVAKRYYPSLSAFANYGYNTGRNQLQHLFTSPWFNLATVGLNLSVPVFDGFQKKYQAQQKRFALQKAQNSSILLKNSIDLENRQASVTLRNSLQTLRTQQRNVDLAKEVARVAKIKYQEGVGSNIEVLDAENSFRQAQNNYFVSLYNFLQTKVDADKASGKLYTGQQ
- a CDS encoding TetR/AcrR family transcriptional regulator, with translation MKERIQAEAERLFWKYGVRSVTMEDIAKELGISKKTIYQHFTDKEQILYQVMLDKMVKNQSEMECMAIQTDNPVEEILHVLTVMQKQADKVSPNLLIDIKRYYPQAFTLFRQYKEQRIIQSILENIQKGVAQGLYRPDINPVIMARLRVEQIELAFNSDIFPTDQYSMLEIQHELTHHFVRGMLTEKGFINYNHYVNHHKYDNNEYQADDTDLAA